In the Deinococcus malanensis genome, one interval contains:
- a CDS encoding phosphotransferase family protein: protein MSSFQQLALKLGTELLGVRPLAGGVSARVTALDVRLGGPCRRLVVREYGRQDLIRAPDLAAREFHLLEVLYRAGLPVPSPVHHQPGRLVTTFLEGENGTTTAADLRHLAGFLTRLHALDPAGVELPLLPGPGPAPVMPDESLSGSRIRRALHDLDPGECGRLSVLHGDLWPGNTLWQAGHLSAVLGWEDAALGDPLADVGNTRLELLFSQGKGAMHAFTQEYARHRDLNLDRLRFWDLRAALRPCGRLTSWGLEPTVQAQWERRHAWFVRQAGA from the coding sequence ATGAGCAGTTTCCAGCAGCTGGCGCTGAAGCTTGGCACCGAGTTGCTGGGCGTCCGGCCTCTGGCCGGCGGGGTGTCTGCCCGGGTCACCGCCCTGGATGTCCGTCTGGGTGGGCCCTGCCGCCGGCTGGTGGTCCGGGAGTATGGGCGTCAGGATCTGATCCGCGCTCCTGACCTCGCAGCGCGGGAGTTCCACCTGCTGGAGGTTCTTTACCGCGCCGGGCTTCCCGTTCCCTCCCCCGTGCATCATCAGCCGGGCAGGCTGGTCACCACCTTCCTGGAGGGCGAAAATGGGACCACTACCGCTGCGGACCTCAGGCACCTCGCCGGGTTCCTGACCCGGTTGCACGCCCTGGACCCGGCAGGGGTGGAGTTACCGCTGTTGCCTGGGCCCGGCCCGGCACCTGTTATGCCAGACGAATCCCTGTCCGGGAGCCGGATCCGCCGTGCCCTGCATGATCTGGATCCGGGTGAGTGCGGCCGCCTGTCGGTGCTGCACGGTGACCTCTGGCCGGGGAATACGCTGTGGCAGGCTGGACACCTCTCGGCGGTTCTGGGCTGGGAAGACGCTGCTCTGGGCGACCCGCTGGCCGATGTGGGCAACACCCGCCTGGAACTGCTGTTTTCACAGGGCAAAGGGGCTATGCACGCCTTCACGCAAGAGTACGCACGTCACCGCGATCTTAACCTGGATCGGCTGCGTTTCTGGGACCTGAGGGCGGCGCTGCGGCCCTGTGGCCGGCTGACCAGCTGGGGGCTGGAGCCCACCGTGCAGGCGCAATGGGAGCGTCGTCACGCCTGGTTTGTCCGCCAGGCTGGAGCCTGA